The following DNA comes from Phytohabitans rumicis.
CGCCGCGCCGGACAACCCGGAGGCGCTCGCCCCGGCGTACGACAGCGGCGACCACCTGCACCCCAACGACGCCGGCTGCGAGGCGATGGCGAACGCCGTCAACCTCCCCGCGCTGCTGCGCCGCTGAACTGCAAGGAAGGGCACCTTGTTATGCAAAAAGCGATAACAAGGTGCCCTTCCTTGCACCCTAGACGTTGCGGCGGTACTGGCCGCCGACTTCGAAAAATGCGTCGCTGATCTGGCCGAGCGAGCAGTACCGGACGGCGTCCATCAGGGCCTCGAACACGTTGCCGCCGGAGGTCGCCGCGGCCTTGAGCCGGGCCAGCGCGGCCGGCGCCTCGCTGGCGTTCCGGGTGTGAAAGTCGGCGAGCCGGGCCAGCTGCGACTCCTTCTCGCCCTCGGTGGCGCGGGCCAGTTCGAGCCGCGGCGGCGGGGCGTCCTCATCGGACGGTGGAGCGAGGAACGTGTTGACCCCGATGATGGGCAGCGAGCCGTCGTGCTTGCGCTGCTCGTACAGCATGGACTCGTCCTGGATCCGGCCGCGCTGGTAGCCGGTCTCCATCGCGCCGAGCACGCCGCCCCGGTCGGCGATCCGCTCGAACTCGGCGAGCACCGCCTCCTCGACCAGGTCGGTGAGCTGCTCGACGATGAACGAGCCCTGCAAGGCGTTCTCGGTGCCGGCCAGGCCCCACTCCGCGTCGATGATCATCTGGATGGCGAGGGCCCGGCGCACCGACTGCGCGGTCGGCGTGGTCACCGCCTCGTCGTACGCGTTGGTGTGCAGGCTGTTCGCGCTGTCGTAGATGGCACACAGCGCCTGCAGCGTGGTCCGGATGTCGTTGAAGTCCATCTCCTGCGCGTGCAGCGACCGGCCGGAGGTCTGCACGTGGTACTTGAGCTTCTGGGCCCGCTCCCCCGCGCCGTACTTGTCGCGCATGGCGACCGCCCAGATCCGCCGGGCCACCCGGCCGATGACGGTGTACTCGGTGTCCATGCCGTTGGAGAAGAAGAACGACAGGTTCGGCGCGAAGTCGTCGATGGCCATGCCCCGGGCCAGGTACGCCTCGACGTACGTGAAGCCGTTGGCGAGGGTGAACGCGAGCTGGCTGATCGGGTTGGCCCCGGCCTCGGCGATGTGGTAGCCGCTGATGCTCACCGAGTAGAAGTTGCGCACCTGCCGCTGGATGAACCACTCCTGCATGTCGGCCATGCACCGCAGCGCGAACTCGGTCGAGAAGATGCACGTGTTCTGGCCCTGGTCCTCCTTGAGGATGTCGGCCTGCACCGTACCGCGCACAGTGGACAGTGCCCGCGCCGCGATCGCCCGCCGCTCGGTCTCGTCCGTCGCGTCGCCCACCTGCTGGTCGATCACCGCGTTGAAGAACATGGCCAGGATCGCCGGCGCCGGCCCGTTGATCGTCATGGACACCGACGTGGTCGGCGCGCACAGGTCGAACCCGGCGTACAGCTCGCGCATGTCGTCGACGGTGGCGATGGAGACGCCCGAGGTGCCCACCTTGCCGTACACGTCGGGGCGGCGCTCGGGGTCGCGGCCGTACAGCGTGACCGAGTCGAACGCGGTGGACAGCCGGGTCGCCGGCTGGCCCGCGGACAGCAGATGGAAGCGTCGGTTGGTGCGGAACGCGTCGCCCTCCCCCGCGAACATCCGCGCCGGCGCCTCCTCGGTCCGCTTGAACGGAAACACCCCGGCGGTGAACGGGAACGAGCCGGGCAGGTGCTCGGCGCGCAGGAAGCGCAGCAGCTCGCCGTCGTCGCCGTACCGTGGCAGGGCGACGCGGGGCTGCCGGGTGCCGGACAGCGTGGTCCGCGCCAGCGGCGTGCGGATGTCCTTGCCCCGCACGGTGTAGACCTGCTCGTCGCCGTCGTACCGGGCGCGCACGGCCGGCCACTGCTCCAGCAGCTCGTGCACGTCGCCGCGCAGTCCCTGCTCGGTCTGCGTCAGCAGAGCCCGCACCGGCGCGGCGTCCTCTGTGGACAGCAGGTCGCGGGCGGTGGTCAGGTGCTGGCGGCGGCGGACCAGCTCGACCTGCTCGGCGGTGGTGGCGTGGTAGTCGCGGACGGTCTGGGCGATCTCGGCCAGGTAGCGCTCCCGCCCCGCCGGGAGCACCGACCGCAGCCCGGTCGACGTACGCCCCGCGACCGGCGGCAGCACGCCCGCGAAGTCCGCCAGCCCGTGCTCGCGCAGCAGCCCCTTGAGGTGGTGGTACAGCGCGGAGACGCCGTTGTCGTCGAAGCGGGCGGCGCTGGTGCCGAACACCGGCATCTCCTGCCACGGTGTGCCGAACTGGCCGCGGTTGCGCACGATCTGGCGGGCCACGTCGCGCAGCGCGTCCTCCGCGCCCCGCCGCTCGAACTTGTTGATGGCGACCGCGTCGGCCAGGTCGAGCATGTCGATCTTTTCGAGCTGGCTGGGCGCGCCGAAGTCGGGCGTCATCACGTACAGCGAGACGTCGACGGCGGGCACGATGGCCGCGTCGCCCTGCCCGATGCCCGGCGTCTCGACCACGACCAGGTCGTATCCGGCCGCCTTGAACGCGGCGACGATGTCGCCCAGGTGCGCGGGCAGTTGGGCACCGGGCGTACGCGTGGCGACGGACCGGAAGAAGACCACCCCGGGGGCGATGCTGTTCATCCGGATGCGGTCGCCGAGCAGCGCGCCACCGCGGCGCCGGGTCGGATCGACCGCCAGCACGGCCACCCGGAGCTTGTCCTCACTGTCCCGGCGCAGACGACGTACCAGCTCGTCGGTCAGCGAGGACTTGCCGGACCCACCCGTACCCGTGATGCCAAGGACCGGAACGCCGCGCCGGTCCGCGGCCTGGCGCACGGCGGCGGCAAGGGCCGGGTCGGCACCGGCCTCCAGCACGGTGATCGCGCGGGCGAGCGCGGCCTCGTCGCCGGCGAGCAGCGCCTCGACGTCGGGCCCTTGGGCCGACAGGTCGGCGTCGCAGTCCTGGATGACCTCGGCGATCATGCCGGGCAGGCCGAGGCGCTGGCCGTCCTGCGGGCTGAAGATGCGCACCCCGCGCTCGGCGAGCAGCGCGATCTCGTCGGGCACAATCGTGCCGCCCCCGCCGCCGAAGACCTTGACGTGGCCGGCGCCGCGCTCGGCCAGCCGCTCGACCAGGTAGCTGAAGTACTCCACGTGCCCGCCCTGGTAGGACGAGACGGCCACGCCCTGCACATCCTCCTGGAGGGCCGCGGTCACGACCTCCTCCACGCTGCGGTCGTGCCCGAGGTGCACGACCTCGGCGCCCTGGCTCTGCAGCAGTCGTCGCATGATCGTGATCGCCGCGTCGTGGCCGTCGAAGAGGCTGGCCGCGGTGACAAAGCGCACGGGATGCATAAGCTAAATACTAGGACATCCAACTATCGGAGGTCCACGTACTGTGACCTTTCTAGGATGAGCCCCATGGACCCCATCGCGGAGGCACGCCGGCAGTGGGCGGCGCACGGCTGGGAGGACGCCGCGGACGGGATGGCGGCGGTGACCTCCCTGATGCGCGCGCACCAGATCGCCCTGGCCCGCGTCGAGTCGGTGCTGAAGCGCCACGGCGTCACGTTCGCCCGGTACGAGGTGCTGATGCTGCTGCACTTCAGCCGCACCGGCGTACTGCCCATGGCCAAGATCGGCGAGCGCCTCCAGGTGCACCCGACCAGCGTCACCAACGCCGTCGACCGGCTCGAAGCGGCCGGCCTCGTCCGGCGTACGCAGCACCCCACCGACCGCCGCGCCACCCTGGTGGAACTGCTCGACGCCGGCCGGGAGCTGGCGGTCGCGGCGACCAAGGACCTCAACGACAGCGTCTTCGGCGCCCCCGGGATCTCCCGCGAGGCGGTCACCGGCCTGGTCGCGATCCTGACCGAGATGCGCCACGAGGCCGGCGACTTCTAAGCCTCCCGCTTCTCAGGCAGATTTACCCCGGTCCGTGTCACTTGCGGGCCGTATGCTCCCGCGGGCACCGCGCAGGTCGGCGGCTCGCAGAGCGAGCC
Coding sequences within:
- the icmF gene encoding fused isobutyryl-CoA mutase/GTPase IcmF, which gives rise to MHPVRFVTAASLFDGHDAAITIMRRLLQSQGAEVVHLGHDRSVEEVVTAALQEDVQGVAVSSYQGGHVEYFSYLVERLAERGAGHVKVFGGGGGTIVPDEIALLAERGVRIFSPQDGQRLGLPGMIAEVIQDCDADLSAQGPDVEALLAGDEAALARAITVLEAGADPALAAAVRQAADRRGVPVLGITGTGGSGKSSLTDELVRRLRRDSEDKLRVAVLAVDPTRRRGGALLGDRIRMNSIAPGVVFFRSVATRTPGAQLPAHLGDIVAAFKAAGYDLVVVETPGIGQGDAAIVPAVDVSLYVMTPDFGAPSQLEKIDMLDLADAVAINKFERRGAEDALRDVARQIVRNRGQFGTPWQEMPVFGTSAARFDDNGVSALYHHLKGLLREHGLADFAGVLPPVAGRTSTGLRSVLPAGRERYLAEIAQTVRDYHATTAEQVELVRRRQHLTTARDLLSTEDAAPVRALLTQTEQGLRGDVHELLEQWPAVRARYDGDEQVYTVRGKDIRTPLARTTLSGTRQPRVALPRYGDDGELLRFLRAEHLPGSFPFTAGVFPFKRTEEAPARMFAGEGDAFRTNRRFHLLSAGQPATRLSTAFDSVTLYGRDPERRPDVYGKVGTSGVSIATVDDMRELYAGFDLCAPTTSVSMTINGPAPAILAMFFNAVIDQQVGDATDETERRAIAARALSTVRGTVQADILKEDQGQNTCIFSTEFALRCMADMQEWFIQRQVRNFYSVSISGYHIAEAGANPISQLAFTLANGFTYVEAYLARGMAIDDFAPNLSFFFSNGMDTEYTVIGRVARRIWAVAMRDKYGAGERAQKLKYHVQTSGRSLHAQEMDFNDIRTTLQALCAIYDSANSLHTNAYDEAVTTPTAQSVRRALAIQMIIDAEWGLAGTENALQGSFIVEQLTDLVEEAVLAEFERIADRGGVLGAMETGYQRGRIQDESMLYEQRKHDGSLPIIGVNTFLAPPSDEDAPPPRLELARATEGEKESQLARLADFHTRNASEAPAALARLKAAATSGGNVFEALMDAVRYCSLGQISDAFFEVGGQYRRNV
- a CDS encoding MarR family transcriptional regulator, whose product is MDPIAEARRQWAAHGWEDAADGMAAVTSLMRAHQIALARVESVLKRHGVTFARYEVLMLLHFSRTGVLPMAKIGERLQVHPTSVTNAVDRLEAAGLVRRTQHPTDRRATLVELLDAGRELAVAATKDLNDSVFGAPGISREAVTGLVAILTEMRHEAGDF